The following coding sequences are from one Halorubrum sp. BOL3-1 window:
- a CDS encoding GIY-YIG nuclease family protein: MADHHVYVIECADGTLYTGYTTDVERRVAEHDAGEGAKYTRGRTPVALRHVESFDSKSAAMSREYAVKSLSRAEKERLIDGE, translated from the coding sequence GTGGCCGACCATCACGTGTACGTGATCGAGTGCGCCGACGGCACCCTCTACACCGGGTACACGACCGACGTGGAGCGCCGGGTCGCGGAACACGACGCCGGCGAGGGCGCGAAGTACACCCGCGGGCGGACCCCCGTTGCCCTGCGGCACGTCGAGTCGTTCGACTCGAAGTCGGCGGCGATGTCCCGGGAGTACGCGGTCAAGTCGCTGTCGCGCGCGGAAAAAGAGCGGCTGATCGACGGAGAGTGA
- the hisG gene encoding ATP phosphoribosyltransferase, with amino-acid sequence MRIAVPNKGRLHEPTLSLLERAGLHVEETADRQLYADTVDPDVSVLFARAADIPEYVRDGAADLGVTGLDQAAESGGVADAASDTADGDLVDLLDLGYGSCKLVLAAPEDGGVSAVEDVAGRTVATEFPNVTRDYLDRVGVDADVVTVTGATELTPHVDMADAIVDITSTGTTLKVNRLAVIDDVLNSSVRLFARPDVIDDAKVGQVETAFESVLAADGRRYLMMNAPTARLDEVKDVIPGLGGPTVMDVEADENGNGVVAVHAVVDKRDVFETISELRSVGATGILVTEIERLVE; translated from the coding sequence ATGCGCATCGCCGTCCCCAACAAGGGCCGCCTACACGAGCCGACGCTCTCGCTGTTAGAGCGCGCGGGACTCCACGTCGAGGAGACCGCCGACCGCCAGCTGTACGCCGACACCGTCGACCCCGACGTGTCGGTCCTCTTCGCGCGCGCCGCGGACATTCCGGAGTACGTCCGCGACGGCGCGGCCGACCTCGGCGTCACCGGTCTCGACCAGGCCGCCGAGTCCGGCGGGGTCGCGGACGCCGCGAGCGATACGGCCGACGGCGACCTCGTCGACCTGCTCGACTTAGGCTACGGCTCCTGTAAGCTCGTCCTCGCGGCGCCCGAGGACGGCGGCGTCTCGGCCGTCGAGGACGTCGCCGGGCGGACGGTCGCCACCGAGTTCCCGAACGTCACGCGCGACTACCTCGACCGCGTGGGCGTCGACGCCGACGTGGTCACCGTGACGGGCGCGACGGAGCTGACCCCGCACGTCGACATGGCCGACGCCATCGTCGACATCACCTCGACGGGGACGACGCTGAAGGTGAACCGGCTAGCCGTGATCGACGACGTGCTCAACTCCTCCGTGCGGCTGTTCGCGCGGCCGGACGTGATCGACGACGCGAAGGTCGGGCAGGTGGAGACCGCCTTCGAGTCCGTCCTCGCGGCGGACGGCCGGCGCTACCTGATGATGAACGCGCCGACGGCGCGGCTCGACGAGGTGAAGGACGTGATCCCCGGGCTGGGCGGCCCGACCGTGATGGACGTGGAGGCCGACGAGAACGGCAACGGGGTGGTCGCGGTCCACGCGGTCGTCGACAAGCGGGACGTGTTCGAGACCATCTCGGAGCTGCGGTCCGTCGGCGCGACCGGCATCCTCGTCACGGAGATCGAGCGGCTCGTGGAGTGA
- a CDS encoding bacteriorhodopsin — MLVDTAVWAWIGLLAMGAGTVPPLWAWYSRSSEAGESHAVYYATLAGVTGVAALAYLSMALGFSTVATPGGDLPLSRYLDWLITTPLLLLYLGLLAQPSRRVLGGLIAVDVVIIAGGIAAVVTTGTLSWGLFGTASAAYAVLVYGLLVSLSRSASAEGGRVRAVFGTLRNITVVLWTLYPVVWLLAPTGFGVLTPATEMLVFVYLDIVSKVGFVVVAVAGADALDQLDLGEAEGSTAFEPSGAAAEPSDD; from the coding sequence ATGCTCGTCGACACCGCCGTCTGGGCGTGGATCGGCCTGCTCGCGATGGGCGCCGGTACCGTCCCCCCGCTGTGGGCGTGGTACTCTCGGTCCTCGGAGGCGGGCGAGTCGCACGCGGTCTACTACGCCACGCTCGCCGGGGTCACCGGCGTCGCGGCGCTCGCGTATCTCTCGATGGCGCTCGGGTTCAGCACGGTGGCGACGCCCGGCGGCGACCTCCCGCTCTCCCGGTACCTCGACTGGCTGATCACGACCCCGCTGCTGCTTCTGTACCTCGGCCTGCTCGCTCAACCGTCGCGCCGCGTGCTCGGCGGGCTGATCGCGGTCGACGTGGTGATCATCGCCGGCGGGATCGCCGCAGTCGTCACGACGGGAACGCTCTCGTGGGGCCTGTTCGGGACCGCTTCGGCGGCGTACGCGGTCCTCGTTTACGGGCTCCTCGTTTCGCTCTCACGGTCGGCCTCGGCCGAGGGAGGTCGGGTCCGGGCCGTCTTCGGGACGCTCCGGAACATCACCGTCGTCCTCTGGACGCTGTACCCGGTCGTGTGGCTGCTCGCCCCGACCGGATTCGGAGTCCTGACGCCCGCGACGGAGATGCTCGTGTTCGTCTACCTCGACATCGTCTCGAAGGTTGGATTCGTCGTCGTCGCGGTCGCGGGCGCGGACGCGCTCGACCAACTCGACCTCGGTGAGGCGGAGGGCTCGACGGCGTTCGAGCCGTCGGGCGCAGCCGCAGAGCCGAGCGACGACTGA
- a CDS encoding DUF5790 family protein, translated as MAQSTFDDDDLFGEAAEETRAEVEEHLAAAREQLPDPDAVWETDADNVLGALNGLKSALDAGDAVDSVRSAKKAYVLGERADAFEDAADLNDEIEEVESLVADIESAADEVASLTGTVPAIRGALQDAADDEE; from the coding sequence ATGGCCCAGTCCACGTTCGACGACGACGACCTGTTCGGTGAGGCGGCCGAGGAGACCCGCGCCGAGGTCGAGGAACACCTCGCGGCGGCGCGCGAGCAGCTCCCCGACCCGGACGCGGTGTGGGAGACGGACGCGGACAACGTGCTCGGCGCGCTCAACGGGCTGAAGTCCGCGCTCGACGCCGGCGACGCGGTCGACAGCGTGCGCTCGGCGAAGAAGGCGTACGTCCTCGGTGAGCGCGCCGACGCGTTCGAGGACGCCGCGGACCTGAACGACGAGATCGAGGAGGTCGAGTCGCTCGTCGCGGACATCGAGAGCGCCGCCGACGAGGTGGCCTCCCTCACCGGTACCGTCCCCGCGATCCGCGGGGCGCTTCAGGACGCGGCCGACGACGAGGAGTAG
- a CDS encoding creatininase family protein — MRLSEAAWTDVRDADIDVAFLPVGSTEQHGPHAPLGTDTLNAVAVAEAGADAYGERESNGAGDAAEAGGADREASPGEVTVAPPIPVGVAEEHRAFDGTMWVSPGTFRAYVRESAESLVARGVDRVVFVNGHGGNAEALAEVARRFSRDPDHEGYGVAFTWFEAVGDHAGDMGHAGPLETALLRATNPELVREDRIDGASAGAADRWGEWVSGVNLAHDSDEFTDNGVVGDPRDGDAERGELLLDRASAALAGLAAAVVERNAER; from the coding sequence ATGCGCCTCAGCGAGGCCGCCTGGACAGACGTTCGCGACGCCGACATCGACGTCGCGTTCCTCCCGGTCGGCAGCACGGAACAACACGGACCGCACGCGCCGCTCGGCACCGACACGCTGAACGCCGTCGCGGTCGCGGAAGCCGGCGCCGACGCGTACGGGGAGAGAGAATCGAACGGCGCGGGCGACGCGGCCGAGGCGGGCGGCGCCGACCGCGAGGCGTCGCCCGGCGAGGTCACGGTCGCGCCGCCGATCCCGGTCGGCGTCGCGGAGGAGCACCGCGCGTTCGACGGGACAATGTGGGTATCCCCGGGGACGTTCCGCGCGTACGTCCGGGAGTCCGCCGAGTCGCTCGTCGCCCGCGGCGTCGACCGCGTCGTGTTCGTCAACGGGCACGGCGGGAACGCGGAGGCGCTCGCCGAGGTCGCCCGCCGGTTCTCCCGCGATCCCGACCACGAGGGGTACGGCGTCGCGTTCACGTGGTTCGAGGCGGTCGGTGACCACGCGGGCGACATGGGCCACGCCGGGCCGCTGGAGACGGCGCTTCTGCGCGCGACGAACCCGGAGTTGGTCCGCGAAGACCGGATCGACGGGGCGAGCGCGGGCGCCGCCGACCGGTGGGGCGAGTGGGTCTCCGGCGTGAACCTCGCGCACGACTCCGACGAGTTCACCGACAACGGCGTCGTCGGAGACCCGCGGGATGGCGACGCCGAGCGCGGCGAGCTCCTGCTCGACCGCGCGAGCGCCGCGCTCGCGGGGCTGGCGGCGGCGGTCGTCGAGCGGAACGCGGAGCGGTAG
- a CDS encoding Lrp/AsnC family transcriptional regulator has translation MSLDADWRADLDAVDAVLVDEYQSGFPVECRPFERVANEIAAEAGVDVDADAVLDRVRDLRERGVFRRFGAVLNPPVIGSSTLAAMRAPEDRFDEIADVINGYRQVNHNYRRDHEWNQWFVVTAGSRERRDAILAEIEERTGRAVLALPMLTDYYIDLEFSVVNGDRFARESGEARSASESASGGRSDPRASETDVSATRISESARGGLTDLEADLLLAIQDGFPLSATPYADVASAVDAPVDDVLAGVERLLADGCIKRIGCVVNHVVTGFTNNCMVVWDVPDDELDERGEAVGSLPYVTLCYHRPRRPDQGWEYNLFTMIHGREAEAVDAKIDELAADHLPVSHERLYSTETLKQTGARYADLVADSEPE, from the coding sequence ATGAGTCTGGACGCCGACTGGCGCGCCGACCTCGACGCGGTCGACGCCGTCCTCGTCGACGAGTACCAGAGCGGCTTCCCCGTCGAGTGCCGTCCGTTCGAACGGGTCGCCAACGAGATCGCGGCCGAAGCGGGTGTCGACGTCGACGCCGACGCGGTCCTCGACCGCGTCCGCGACCTCCGCGAGCGCGGCGTGTTCCGACGGTTCGGAGCGGTCCTCAACCCGCCCGTCATCGGCTCCTCGACGCTCGCGGCCATGCGCGCGCCAGAGGACCGATTCGACGAGATCGCGGACGTGATCAATGGCTACCGGCAGGTGAACCACAACTACCGCCGGGACCACGAGTGGAACCAGTGGTTCGTCGTCACCGCGGGATCGCGGGAGCGGCGCGACGCGATCCTCGCGGAGATCGAGGAGCGCACGGGCCGTGCGGTGCTGGCGCTCCCGATGCTCACGGACTACTACATCGACCTGGAGTTTTCGGTCGTCAACGGCGACCGGTTCGCGAGGGAGTCGGGCGAGGCGCGAAGCGCCTCGGAATCCGCGAGCGGGGGGCGAAGCGACCCGCGAGCGTCCGAGACGGACGTCTCAGCCACCCGCATCTCCGAGAGCGCCCGCGGGGGCCTCACCGACCTCGAAGCCGACCTCCTCTTGGCGATCCAGGACGGCTTCCCGCTGTCCGCGACTCCCTACGCCGACGTGGCGAGCGCGGTCGACGCCCCCGTCGACGACGTCCTCGCGGGGGTCGAGCGCCTGCTCGCGGACGGCTGTATCAAGCGGATCGGCTGTGTCGTCAACCACGTCGTCACCGGGTTCACGAACAACTGTATGGTGGTCTGGGACGTGCCGGACGACGAGCTCGACGAGCGCGGCGAGGCGGTCGGGAGCCTCCCGTACGTCACCCTCTGTTACCACCGGCCGCGACGCCCCGACCAGGGGTGGGAGTACAACCTGTTCACGATGATCCACGGCCGCGAGGCCGAGGCCGTCGACGCGAAGATCGACGAGCTGGCAGCGGACCACCTCCCCGTCTCGCACGAACGGCTCTACTCGACGGAGACGCTGAAACAGACCGGCGCGCGGTACGCGGACCTCGTCGCCGACTCCGAACCCGAGTGA
- a CDS encoding methyl-accepting chemotaxis protein, whose product MSLVGVMGVSVSYGVIVYLRAEEAGGAGAEVRSGLVGITLLTVIGLALIGVTVGSNTVISLRQLTAKADRMAEGDLDVTLRTGRTDEIGRLFRAFDEMRGSLRSEIDDAETAREEAERARRDANARAETVEQKATEYEAAMRALADGDLTQRVDPDGDNEAMARVGTAFNEMAAELEGTVASVATVAEDTADVAGTVDDRTDSLRATTGTVSEAVTEIAEGARTQRDDLRAATDEAESLASSAEEVASTVTDVAETAEHAAAVGEEGREAAEEALTEMDAVEESTAETTEEIEALAAEVEEIGEVVDAISEIAEQTNLLALNASIEAARSGADGAGFAVVAEEVKSLAEETQESAGEIEARIHAVQERAETGAAAMARTEERISAGVDTVETSIDALERLAEASERTDTSMDEITDATETQADSVDAVVGHVEDVSSISAQTASAAGDVTGAVDEQEETLSAVETAAGSLSERARALRGAVDDFSFDAAETDVLGAVGAEAATASGTVVSDGGGFEFAEGETDAGDYRPNPADGEEVN is encoded by the coding sequence CTGTCGCTCGTCGGGGTCATGGGGGTCTCAGTTTCGTACGGGGTCATCGTCTACCTCCGCGCGGAGGAGGCCGGGGGCGCTGGCGCGGAAGTGCGCTCCGGGCTCGTGGGGATAACGCTGTTGACGGTGATCGGGCTCGCGCTCATCGGCGTCACGGTCGGGTCGAACACGGTCATCTCCTTACGCCAGCTCACGGCAAAGGCCGATCGGATGGCCGAGGGAGACCTCGACGTGACGCTACGGACGGGGCGAACGGACGAGATCGGGCGGCTGTTCCGGGCGTTCGACGAGATGCGCGGCTCCCTTCGGTCGGAGATCGACGACGCCGAGACGGCCCGCGAGGAGGCCGAGCGGGCCCGACGGGACGCGAACGCGCGCGCCGAGACGGTCGAGCAGAAGGCGACGGAGTACGAGGCCGCCATGCGCGCGCTCGCCGACGGCGACCTGACGCAACGGGTCGACCCGGACGGCGACAACGAGGCGATGGCGCGGGTCGGTACCGCGTTCAACGAGATGGCCGCAGAGCTGGAGGGGACCGTCGCCTCGGTCGCGACCGTCGCGGAGGACACCGCCGACGTCGCCGGCACGGTCGACGACCGCACCGACAGCCTGCGGGCGACGACCGGCACCGTCTCCGAGGCGGTCACGGAGATCGCCGAGGGCGCGCGCACCCAGCGCGACGACCTCCGGGCGGCGACCGACGAGGCCGAGAGCCTCGCCTCCTCCGCCGAGGAGGTGGCCTCGACTGTCACGGACGTGGCCGAGACGGCCGAACACGCGGCCGCGGTCGGTGAGGAGGGCCGCGAGGCCGCCGAAGAGGCGCTGACGGAGATGGACGCCGTCGAGGAGTCGACCGCGGAGACGACCGAGGAGATCGAGGCGCTCGCCGCGGAGGTCGAGGAGATCGGCGAGGTGGTCGACGCCATCTCGGAGATCGCGGAGCAGACGAACCTGCTGGCGCTGAACGCGTCGATCGAGGCGGCGCGCTCCGGGGCCGACGGCGCCGGCTTCGCGGTCGTCGCCGAGGAAGTGAAGTCGCTCGCGGAGGAGACCCAGGAGTCCGCGGGCGAGATCGAAGCCCGGATCCACGCGGTCCAGGAGCGCGCCGAGACGGGTGCCGCGGCGATGGCCCGCACCGAAGAGCGGATCTCCGCCGGCGTCGACACCGTCGAGACCTCGATCGACGCGCTCGAACGCCTCGCGGAGGCCTCCGAGCGGACCGACACGAGCATGGACGAGATCACCGACGCGACCGAGACGCAGGCGGACTCCGTCGACGCGGTCGTCGGCCACGTCGAGGACGTCTCCTCGATCAGCGCCCAGACAGCGAGCGCCGCCGGCGACGTCACCGGGGCGGTCGACGAGCAGGAGGAGACGCTCTCCGCGGTCGAGACCGCCGCCGGGTCGCTGTCCGAGCGGGCGCGAGCGCTCAGGGGCGCCGTCGACGACTTCTCGTTCGACGCGGCCGAGACCGACGTTTTGGGGGCGGTCGGTGCCGAGGCCGCGACGGCGTCCGGGACCGTCGTCTCCGACGGCGGCGGGTTCGAGTTCGCCGAGGGGGAAACGGACGCCGGAGACTACCGTCCGAACCCGGCCGACGGGGAGGAGGTGAACTGA
- a CDS encoding aldo/keto reductase: MTTAFDRLGYGTYKLADGEECVSGVAHALDTGYRHVDTAQGYDNEASVSAGIDRTDVDREDLFVATKLSTDNLSYDDATATARVSRDRLGVDSIDLLYVHWPINSYDPEETLPALDDLVDDGVIDRIGLSNFRPDQLDEAIDRLDHDVFAHQVECHPLLQQEALREYAVEHDHWLVAYSPIARNRVADVDALRDVAANHDASPAQVSLAWLLSKERVAPIPKAADFDHVADNWAAREIDLSDDEIARIDSLDRGERVVDFEEASWNQG, translated from the coding sequence ATGACGACCGCCTTCGACAGGCTCGGCTACGGGACGTACAAGCTGGCGGACGGCGAGGAGTGCGTCTCCGGCGTTGCGCACGCGCTCGACACCGGCTACCGCCACGTCGACACCGCACAGGGGTACGACAACGAGGCGTCGGTGTCGGCGGGGATCGACCGCACCGACGTCGACCGCGAGGACCTGTTCGTCGCGACGAAGCTCTCGACGGACAACCTCTCGTACGACGACGCGACCGCGACCGCGCGGGTGAGCCGCGACCGGCTCGGCGTCGACTCGATCGACCTCCTGTACGTCCACTGGCCGATCAACAGCTACGACCCCGAGGAGACGCTGCCCGCGCTCGACGACCTCGTCGACGACGGGGTGATCGACCGGATCGGGCTCTCGAACTTCCGGCCGGACCAGCTCGACGAGGCGATCGACCGACTCGACCACGACGTGTTCGCACATCAGGTCGAGTGTCACCCGTTGCTCCAGCAGGAGGCGCTCCGCGAGTACGCCGTCGAACACGACCACTGGCTCGTCGCCTACTCGCCCATCGCCCGGAACCGCGTGGCGGACGTCGACGCGCTCCGAGATGTCGCCGCGAACCACGACGCGAGTCCCGCGCAGGTGAGCCTCGCGTGGCTGCTCTCGAAGGAGCGCGTCGCGCCGATCCCGAAGGCGGCCGACTTCGACCACGTCGCGGACAACTGGGCCGCCCGCGAGATCGACCTGAGCGACGACGAGATCGCCCGGATCGACTCCCTTGACCGCGGCGAGCGGGTCGTCGACTTCGAGGAGGCCTCGTGGAATCAGGGCTGA